The following are encoded together in the Peromyscus leucopus breed LL Stock chromosome 1, UCI_PerLeu_2.1, whole genome shotgun sequence genome:
- the Tnni3 gene encoding troponin I, cardiac muscle — translation MADESSDAPAPAPVRRRSSANYRAYATEPHAKKKSKISASRKLQLKTLMLQIAKQEIEREAEERRGEKGRVLSTRCQPLELDGLGFEELQDLCRQLHARVDKVDEERYDVEAKVTKNITEIADLTQKIYDLRGKFKRPTLRRVRISADAMMQALLGTRAKESLDLRAHLKQVKKEDIEKENREVGDWRKNIDALSGMEGRKKKFEG, via the exons ATGGCAGACGA GAGCAGCGATGCG ccgGCACCAGCCCCTGTCCGACGCCGCTCCTCTGCCAACTACCGAGCCTATGCCACGGAGCCACACGCCAAG AAAAAGTCGAAGATCTCCGCCTCGAGGAAGCTTCAGCTGAAG ACTCTGATGCTGCAGATTGCAAAGCAGGAGATCGAGCGTGAGGCAGAGGAGCGACGTGGAGAGAAAGGGCGTGTTCTGAGCACTCGCTGCCAGCCTTTGGAGTTGGATGGGCTGGGCTTTGAAGAGCTTCAG GACTTATGCCGGCAGCTCCATGCCCGGGTGGACAAAGTGGATGAAGAGAGATACGATGTGGAAGCAAAAGTCACCAAAAACATCACTGAG ATCGCAGATCTGACCCAGAAGATCTATGACCTGCGTGGCAAGTTCAAGCGGCCCACCCTGCGAAGAGTGAGGATCTCTGCAGACGCCATGATGCAGGCGCTGCTGGGGACCCGGGCCAAGGAGTCCTTGGACCTGAGGGCCCATCTCAAGCAGGTGAAGAAGGAAGACATTGAGAAG GAGAACCGGGAGGTGGGAGACTGGCGGAAGAACATCGACGCGCTGAGTGGAATGGAGGGCCGCAAGAAGAAGTTTGAGGGCTGA